A genomic segment from Pseudorca crassidens isolate mPseCra1 chromosome 6, mPseCra1.hap1, whole genome shotgun sequence encodes:
- the COX8C gene encoding cytochrome c oxidase subunit 8C, mitochondrial — MPRLPVLCLLPSCHVTLLVLQPGQRLAHSEPPRQHPVSTVEVAIALVVFFTTFLTPSGYVLSNMNQF; from the coding sequence ATGCCACGCCTGCCGGttctctgcctacttcccagCTGCCACGTGACCCTGCTGGTCCTGCAGCCTGGTCAGCGCCTGGCCCACTCGGAGCCTCCCCGCCAGCACCCCGTGTCGACCGTAGAGGTGGCTATTGCCCTTGTGGTGTTTTTTACCACCTTCTTAACCCCTAGTGGTTATGTGCTAAGCAATATGAACCAGTTCTGA